A single window of Lepisosteus oculatus isolate fLepOcu1 chromosome 29, fLepOcu1.hap2, whole genome shotgun sequence DNA harbors:
- the rex1bd gene encoding required for excision 1-B domain-containing protein, whose protein sequence is MAPPDCRALLQRFHGLQAERVEAYRLFEEGHEAYLRTGPHYDFQHYKQLVHEITQAFRGISQEILGIKERLHQEFDRPDLSEHIEKLQAKEKQKLELTAKLQLAKQNAQDHPEDENCQETVQELRHKLIKNKEALSEILQDFKYDSEEAE, encoded by the exons ATG GCTCCCCCGGACTGTCGAGCCCTTCTGCAGCGGTTTCACGGCCTGCAGGCCGAGCGCGTGGAAGCCTACAGGCTCTTCGAGGA GGGCCACGAGGCGTACCTGAGGACGGGGCCACACTATGACTTCCAGCACTACAAGCAGCTGGTGCACGAGATCACCCAGGCCTTCCGCGGGATTTCCCAGGAGATCCTGGGGATCAAGGAGCGGCTGCACCAGGAATTCGACCGGCCGGACCTGTCGGAGCACATCGAGAAGCTGCAGGCCAAGGAGAAGCAGAAGCTGGAGCTG ACTGCTAAGCTTCAACTGGCGAAACAAAATGCCCAAGACCACCCTGAGGACGAAAACTGCCAGGAGACAGTACAGGAGCTCAGGCATAA GCTGATCAAGAACAAAGAGGCACTGAGTGAGATCCTGCAGGATTTTAAATACGACTCGGAAGAGGCGGAATGA
- the haus8 gene encoding HAUS augmin-like complex subunit 8 isoform X1, with product MATRRVSSFNNKQKSAAGDSTKDGSYNSSGNNSGTVPKKAKPAGKVVKSRYMQAVEKKPLAKTSGPEQPGCAAQRPATPTKPGNPCRSSPSSAPRRSLAPQPLVTPSSMMSSILEPSHAGISNLQSTLLDGHCLRPQFDVSCITEKTMQHNPSDPEEEKEILENNTFLLAYLTAKIESSTRRLREEAEQCLLGAMEEKDRLQEAVGSKKRRHLLQEKEQQLGALLDLQVAALMPAVTAAQGFQQDYATFATALDTTRHELPVKNVHIEGDRREFLGKVEACLRESQSLLQVCCTQDALGADGRAAELLSEVKTTVQEVDKELARGFGEVLELSSTVSRLTVQTQHRQEEEEVGLAGAEELYFLKK from the exons ATGGCGACCAGAAGAGTCTCTAGTTTCAACAACAAGCAGAAATCTGCGGCTGGAGACTCCACTAA GGATGGAAGTTACAACAGTAGCGGGAACAACAGCGGCACAGTCCCGAAGAAAGCTAAAC CAGCTGGTAAAGTCGTCAAGTCTCGGTACATGCAGGCTGTTGAGAAGAAACCGCTGGCGAAG ACCTCCGGGCCGGAGCAGCCCGGATGCGCGGCTCAGAGACCAGCAACGCCCACCAAGCCCGGGAACCCCTGCAGGTCCAGCCCCAGCTCCGCCCCCCGACGGTCCCTGGCCCCCCAGCCGCTTGTCACCCCTTCCT CTATGATGTCCAGCATACTGGAGCCTTCGCATGCTGGAATAAGTAACCTGCAGTCCACTCTGCTTGACGGGCACTGCCTGCGGCCACAGTTTGATGTCTCCTGCATTACAG AAAAGACCATGCAGCACAACCCGTCTGATCCAGAGGAAGAAAAGGAAATTTTGGAAAATAACACTTTCTTGCTGGCCTACCTCACTGCAAAG ATCGAGAGCAGCACGCGGCGGCTGAGGGAGGAGGCGGAGCAGTGCCTGCTGGGGGCGATGGAGGAGAAGGACAGGCTGCAGGAGGCGGTGGGCAGCAAGAAGCGGCGCCACCTCCTGCAGGAGAAGGAGCAGCAGCTTGGCGCCTTGTTGGACCTGCAG GTGGCGGCCCTGATGCCCGCGGTCACAGCGGCGCAGGGATTTCAACAGGACTACGCGACGTTTGCCACGGCCCTGGACACGACGCGCCACGAGCTGCCTGTCAAGAACGTGCACATCGAGGGGGACAGGAGGGAGTTTCTGG GTAAAGTGGAGGCGTGCCTGAGGGAATCGCAGTCCCTGCTGCAGGTCTGTTGCACGCAGGACGCCCTGGGAGCCGATGGCCGAGCTGCTGAGCTGCTGTCCGAGGTGAAGACGACTGTCCAGGAGGTGGACAAGGAGCTGGCGAG GGGTTTTGGGGAGGTGCTGGAGCTGTCCTCCACCGTCAGCCGGCTGACCGTCCAGACGCAGCATCgccaggaagaggaagaggttgGCCTGGCCGGGGCAGAGGAACTATATTTTCTCAAGAAGTGA
- the haus8 gene encoding HAUS augmin-like complex subunit 8 isoform X2, with translation MATRRVSSFNNKQKSAAGDSTKDGSYNSSGNNSGTVPKKAKPGKVVKSRYMQAVEKKPLAKTSGPEQPGCAAQRPATPTKPGNPCRSSPSSAPRRSLAPQPLVTPSSMMSSILEPSHAGISNLQSTLLDGHCLRPQFDVSCITEKTMQHNPSDPEEEKEILENNTFLLAYLTAKIESSTRRLREEAEQCLLGAMEEKDRLQEAVGSKKRRHLLQEKEQQLGALLDLQVAALMPAVTAAQGFQQDYATFATALDTTRHELPVKNVHIEGDRREFLGKVEACLRESQSLLQVCCTQDALGADGRAAELLSEVKTTVQEVDKELARGFGEVLELSSTVSRLTVQTQHRQEEEEVGLAGAEELYFLKK, from the exons ATGGCGACCAGAAGAGTCTCTAGTTTCAACAACAAGCAGAAATCTGCGGCTGGAGACTCCACTAA GGATGGAAGTTACAACAGTAGCGGGAACAACAGCGGCACAGTCCCGAAGAAAGCTAAAC CTGGTAAAGTCGTCAAGTCTCGGTACATGCAGGCTGTTGAGAAGAAACCGCTGGCGAAG ACCTCCGGGCCGGAGCAGCCCGGATGCGCGGCTCAGAGACCAGCAACGCCCACCAAGCCCGGGAACCCCTGCAGGTCCAGCCCCAGCTCCGCCCCCCGACGGTCCCTGGCCCCCCAGCCGCTTGTCACCCCTTCCT CTATGATGTCCAGCATACTGGAGCCTTCGCATGCTGGAATAAGTAACCTGCAGTCCACTCTGCTTGACGGGCACTGCCTGCGGCCACAGTTTGATGTCTCCTGCATTACAG AAAAGACCATGCAGCACAACCCGTCTGATCCAGAGGAAGAAAAGGAAATTTTGGAAAATAACACTTTCTTGCTGGCCTACCTCACTGCAAAG ATCGAGAGCAGCACGCGGCGGCTGAGGGAGGAGGCGGAGCAGTGCCTGCTGGGGGCGATGGAGGAGAAGGACAGGCTGCAGGAGGCGGTGGGCAGCAAGAAGCGGCGCCACCTCCTGCAGGAGAAGGAGCAGCAGCTTGGCGCCTTGTTGGACCTGCAG GTGGCGGCCCTGATGCCCGCGGTCACAGCGGCGCAGGGATTTCAACAGGACTACGCGACGTTTGCCACGGCCCTGGACACGACGCGCCACGAGCTGCCTGTCAAGAACGTGCACATCGAGGGGGACAGGAGGGAGTTTCTGG GTAAAGTGGAGGCGTGCCTGAGGGAATCGCAGTCCCTGCTGCAGGTCTGTTGCACGCAGGACGCCCTGGGAGCCGATGGCCGAGCTGCTGAGCTGCTGTCCGAGGTGAAGACGACTGTCCAGGAGGTGGACAAGGAGCTGGCGAG GGGTTTTGGGGAGGTGCTGGAGCTGTCCTCCACCGTCAGCCGGCTGACCGTCCAGACGCAGCATCgccaggaagaggaagaggttgGCCTGGCCGGGGCAGAGGAACTATATTTTCTCAAGAAGTGA
- the sac3d1 gene encoding SAC3 domain-containing protein 1: protein MTQTSCLASPEMSKNRSGPARGAQGEPPRGTCLAMCPAQERRQREAQRRLHRFEVLAGTERDRPPRADPERAVKEYSRPAAGKETTRPSDLRPPDVLYRTTCYLIDQIASSDTLGPWTEVYDFVFDRLRSVRQDMIVQRVGGETCVAILERTVRFLLYASHRLSQEPLRLYDPQINHTHLQESLSWLLGCYREETGPHGNEEEFQALCLLYNLGSPEALQHALLLPPPLRRSRPVSLALEVNRAYLERNYVRLFRLARRLGFLQGCALWRHLGPCRRGLLLLYSHGHSSRQGRYPLGRLAQLVGLERGAAEQLCRQAGVEVKGDCAVFSRASFRDPGPGADGGCPDLLGEGPAGRSVASIVHGTAGPDP from the exons ATGACGCAAACGTCGTGTCTCGCCTCTCCAGAGATGAGCAAGAATCGGAGCGGTCCAGC GCGGGGGGCGCAGGGGGAGCCCCCGCGGGGGACCTGCCTGGCCATGTGCCCGGCCCAGGAGCGGCGCCAGCGCGAGGCGCAGAGGCGGCTCCACCGCTTCGAGGTCCTGGCGGGCACCGAGCGGGACCGGCCGCCCAGGGCCGACCCGGAGCGCGCCGTGAAGGAGTACTCCCGCCCGGCGGCCGGCAAAGAGACCACCCGCCCCAGTGACCTCCGACCCCCGGACGTTCTGTACAGGACCACCTGCTACCTGATTGACCAGATCGCGTCCTCAGACACCCTGGGGCCCTGGACAGAG GTGTACGACTTTGTGTTCGACCGGCTGCGCAGCGTGAGGCAGGACATGATCGTCCAGCGCGTCGGAGGCGAGACCTGCGTGGCCATCCTGGAGCGCACCGTCCGCTTCCTGCTGTACGCCTCCCACCGGCTGAGCCAGGAGCCCCTACGCCTCTACGACCCCCAGATCAACCACACCCACCTGCAGGAGAGCCTGAGCTGGCTGCTGGGCTGCTACCGGGAGGAGACCGGTCCCCACGGCAACGAGGAGGAGTTCCAGGCCCTCTGCTTGCTCTACAACCTGG GCTCCCCGGAGGCCCTGCAGCACGCCCTGCTGCTCCCCCCGCCGCTGCGGCGCTCCCGGCCGGTGAGCCTGGCGCTGGAGGTGAACCGCGCCTACCTGGAGCGCAACTACGTGCGCCTGTTCAGGCTGGCGCGCCGCCTCGGCTTCCTGCAGGGCTGCGCCCTGTGGCGCCACCTGGGGCCCTGCCGGCGCGGCCTGCTGCTGCTCTACAGCCACGGGCACAGCAGCCGGCAGGGCCGCTACCCGCTGGGGAGGCTGGCGCAGCTCGTGGGGCTGGAGCGCGGCGCCGCGGAGCAGCTCTGCCGCCAGGCCGGCGTGGAGGTTAAGGGGGACTGCGCCGTCTTCAGCAGGGCCTCGTTCCGGGACCCGGGGCCCGGGGCCGACGGGGGCTGCCCCGACCTGCTGGGCGAGGGGCCGGCGGGCCGGAGCGTGGCCAGCATCGTCCACGGGACCGCCGGCCCGGACCCCTGA